TGTCGGACCACCACCTGCCCTGCAGCAAATCCTGCCGCAAAAAACAAAGAAACTCGGCTGTTTTTCTCTAGGATTTTTTCAAAAACAGAAACCGGTATCGCATAAATCAAGCTGTTTTGAATGACCCTTGAGGTTAATAAATAAGGTCTTTTTCCCAAAAGAGCCAATACCCCAAATACATCCCCTTCGTCACAGATCTCCCGAATTTCTTCTTCGTTTTGGGTTTTTTCAACCAAGTGGATGGTGCCTTCCTTTAAAACAAAGAAACTGGGACGGGCCGGCTCTCCTTGTGTAAATAGGGTTTCGCCTTTTTCTAAGTACTGAATTTCTACCTGTTGCGCGACAGACAGTAAATCCTCCCTCTCCAAAAATGAAAATGGAGGAAAGCGATGGAGAAATTCAGCAACTCGATTGACGATGACGTTCATGAAAGATCCAACAGGTTAGATACAAGAAAGTAGCCACTAGATATATGACTCTAGAGACAGGACCCAAGAAGCAAGTATTTCCCTCCTGATTTTACCCAGGAAGATTACATTCATTTTCTTTTTAGCCTTCCAAAATGCTCTCAGTCCTCAATTGAAAAACCCTAAGAAAACTGTGAAAGTCTTACGTCTTGAGTCTACTATCTTAAATCTAAAGACTGACTTTATTTTCTTCCTTCGATGATTTTCTCAACCACCTCTGGGTCAAGAAGTGTGGAGGTATCACCCATAGAGTCCAAAGCACCCTCCGCCACTTTTCGGAGAATTCGTCGCATGATTTTTCCTGACCGAGTCTTTGGTAAACCTGGAACAATCTGAATTTTATCCGGCTTGGCAATTGGTCCAATAATTTTGGATACCGTGTCCTTGATCTCGTTGATCAAATTGTCTTCGGTACGGTTAGTCATGTCGCAGATCACGTATGCGTAAATGCCTTGTCCTTTGACTTCGTGAGGATATCCTACCACGGCAGATTCGATGACTTTAGGATGCTCATTGATGGCGTTTTCCACCTCTGCAGTACCCATGCGATGTCCTGAAACATTGATCACATCATCCACTCGTCCTAGAATTCGGTAGTAGCCGTCGTGATCACGCTTTACCCCGTCTCCAGTGAAATACATGTTTTTGTAGGTGGAGAAATAGGTCTGCTTGCATCGCTCATGGTCTCCATAGGTAGTTCGAATCATAGAAGGCCACGGGAACTTAATGCAAAGATTTCCTTCTACGGCATTGCCGGTGAGTTCATTTCCCTCTGCATCTACAATACTGAGTTGGATACCGGGAAGAGGAAGTGTGGCGTAGGCTGGTTTGGTTGGAGTGATTCCTGCAAGTGGAGAAACCATGATTCCCCCGGTTTCTGTTTGCCACCAAGTATCCACGATAGGGCAGTTGCCTTTCCCGATATGGGTATGGTACCAATGCCAAGCCTCTTCGTTGATCGGTTCCCCGACTGATCCTAATACTTTCAATGAACTCAGATCATATCCTTCAATGGGCTCAGTTCCGAAAGCCTGAAGCGCACGAATGGCTGTGGGTGCAGTATAAAATACATTCACTTTGTGTTTTTCCACAACTTCCCAGAATCTTCCTGGATGTGGATAAGTAGGAACACCCTCAAACATCAAGGTCGTTGCTCCGGCTAATAGTGGGCCGTAAACGATGTAAGAGTGCCCAGTAATCCAGCCAATATCGGCAGTACACCAGTACACATCACCCGGAGAATATTGGAATACATTTTCAAAGGAATACTTCGTGTAAACCATATATCCGCCAGTAGTATGGACCACTCCCTTTGGCTTTCCTGTAGACCCTGAGGTGTAAAGAATGAAAAGCATATCCTCGCTGTCCATTTCCTCGGCAGCGTTTTCATCTGACTGCCCTTCCAATACCTCATCCCACCAGAAATCTCTTCCCGGAACCATCGCTGTG
Above is a window of Algoriphagus sanaruensis DNA encoding:
- the acs gene encoding acetate--CoA ligase, whose protein sequence is MSDRLHTLSGYLYEYQKSVAQPEEFWARIADSFHWRKRWNKVLKWNFEGPDVKWFVDGKLNITENIFEKNLYTIGDRPAIIWEPNEPDEPTRTLTYRQLFREVCRFANALKAKGIGKGDRVIIYMPMVPEAAIAMLACARIGAIHSVVFAGFSSTSLADRINDCQAKAILTSDGNYRGNKKITVKGVVDEALEKSSVETVIVYRRTGQGTAMVPGRDFWWDEVLEGQSDENAAEEMDSEDMLFILYTSGSTGKPKGVVHTTGGYMVYTKYSFENVFQYSPGDVYWCTADIGWITGHSYIVYGPLLAGATTLMFEGVPTYPHPGRFWEVVEKHKVNVFYTAPTAIRALQAFGTEPIEGYDLSSLKVLGSVGEPINEEAWHWYHTHIGKGNCPIVDTWWQTETGGIMVSPLAGITPTKPAYATLPLPGIQLSIVDAEGNELTGNAVEGNLCIKFPWPSMIRTTYGDHERCKQTYFSTYKNMYFTGDGVKRDHDGYYRILGRVDDVINVSGHRMGTAEVENAINEHPKVIESAVVGYPHEVKGQGIYAYVICDMTNRTEDNLINEIKDTVSKIIGPIAKPDKIQIVPGLPKTRSGKIMRRILRKVAEGALDSMGDTSTLLDPEVVEKIIEGRK